A region from the Selenomonas sp. oral taxon 920 genome encodes:
- a CDS encoding transcriptional regulator, producing MQYKKSTSNFITPAEVSEICAISMSKAYKIIAELNEELRKRGKFTIRGKTNRRFFEEQYLEV from the coding sequence ATGCAATATAAAAAATCCACGAGCAACTTCATTACACCCGCAGAGGTTTCGGAGATTTGTGCAATCTCTATGTCCAAGGCGTATAAGATCATTGCTGAACTCAATGAAGAGCTGCGGAAACGCGGTAAATTTACGATTCGCGGCAAGACAAACCGTCGTTTTTTTGAAGAGCAATATCTTGAAGTTTAA
- a CDS encoding type IV secretory system conjugative DNA transfer family protein — MIHIDLWTVFCFFLMLITAVFTVKLSVLGLTFCSIVVLILNFTVSEDVALIGLITPFVAFSLLTAILIHFCKKYEDGNKQGSYKKYAKMGLISDEGVVIGQYDTILSGVVPPLTKILPADKRTAAYNWFVERHMNPMPLYLRDNSSNHILIEGESNHRRSDRFIIPTLLDGWKSSVVVHDIKGEYWEVTAGYRKRLGNTIIKFEPTATDDTSACWNPLDEIRMDSPDKLFVAKTLSSALIRMGKMMVCDDVVEEVADVLTKIILHLKNTYHADQDRHPKSLSLYDVAQYIQDHTVGMVDKDGAPVYAWMPLDWKIYDTPLEYPYISLEEPEKVQKIIDHKLHGIVSIPNNQACYILSIINAALKDYLDPVLRHHTERSDFCIKDLMNHTQPVSLYLVTPPGNSCQPSQIFRVFLEMLWIFGYKGEPMKGRYRCLILMDECTSLGRLNIFEYPGLNYISLCGMKAVLFDELLQTCKFYGCKTDMQVISILGKKNKYSIIMDTRSVDVAGVQYQENDYFLSRMYEAPERSEIIHGHSI, encoded by the coding sequence ATGATACATATTGATTTATGGACTGTTTTCTGCTTTTTTCTCATGCTTATAACGGCTGTGTTTACCGTTAAGCTCAGCGTCTTGGGATTGACGTTTTGCAGCATTGTAGTGCTGATTCTTAATTTTACAGTATCAGAAGATGTTGCCTTGATCGGTCTAATTACACCATTTGTTGCGTTTAGTTTATTGACTGCGATACTTATACATTTCTGTAAAAAATATGAGGACGGGAATAAGCAGGGAAGTTATAAAAAATATGCCAAGATGGGACTGATCTCTGATGAAGGTGTTGTAATTGGCCAGTATGACACAATTCTTAGTGGCGTAGTGCCCCCATTAACTAAGATACTTCCTGCGGATAAAAGGACAGCAGCATATAATTGGTTTGTCGAACGCCACATGAACCCTATGCCCCTATATTTACGAGATAATTCCAGTAATCATATATTGATTGAGGGTGAGTCGAATCACAGACGAAGCGATCGATTTATCATCCCGACGCTCCTTGACGGTTGGAAATCTAGTGTAGTCGTGCATGATATTAAAGGCGAATACTGGGAAGTCACCGCAGGTTATCGAAAGCGGCTCGGGAACACGATAATCAAATTCGAGCCGACAGCAACAGATGATACATCTGCGTGCTGGAATCCTCTTGACGAGATACGGATGGACAGCCCTGACAAGCTATTTGTAGCAAAGACGCTTTCGTCGGCCTTGATCCGGATGGGGAAAATGATGGTATGTGATGACGTTGTAGAAGAAGTTGCCGATGTTCTTACGAAAATCATCCTGCATCTCAAAAATACATATCACGCTGATCAAGATCGGCATCCAAAGTCTCTATCTCTTTATGATGTTGCTCAATATATACAGGATCATACGGTTGGAATGGTCGATAAAGACGGAGCTCCTGTTTATGCCTGGATGCCTTTGGATTGGAAAATATATGATACACCCTTGGAGTATCCATATATATCTTTAGAGGAACCGGAAAAGGTACAAAAAATTATTGACCATAAACTTCACGGAATCGTGTCAATACCGAATAATCAGGCGTGTTATATTCTGTCCATCATAAATGCAGCACTCAAAGATTATCTTGATCCAGTGCTTAGACACCATACGGAAAGAAGTGATTTCTGTATAAAAGATCTTATGAATCACACGCAGCCCGTATCTTTGTATCTGGTGACTCCACCGGGTAATTCTTGCCAACCATCCCAAATTTTTCGTGTGTTCTTGGAAATGCTCTGGATATTTGGATATAAGGGAGAGCCAATGAAAGGGAGATACAGATGCTTGATTCTAATGGATGAGTGTACGTCTTTAGGTCGCCTAAATATATTTGAATACCCTGGGCTGAATTATATTTCTTTATGCGGGATGAAGGCTGTTTTGTTTGATGAGCTGTTACAGACTTGTAAATTTTATGGATGCAAGACAGATATGCAGGTGATTTCTATCCTCGGTAAAAAGAACAAATACTCGATTATTATGGATACCCGAAGTGTTGATGTGGCTGGTGTTCAATATCAGGAGAACGATTATTTTCTCTCGCGCATGTATGAAGCTCCTGAGCGAAGTGAGATCATTCATGGTCATAGTATCTAA
- a CDS encoding single-stranded DNA-binding protein, whose translation MNQVVLSGRLAAKISEYTTQAGHLVIHFPLAVRKGFKKDERGRYPVNYFYIEAWNALAESCKKSLSKGHLVNVIGRLDVNTYEKNGQKRYATMVVANNIEFLTPKQATMVSANALNSMADPESQQPIPEEDQSDESLFQQVMSADDDDIPF comes from the coding sequence ATGAATCAGGTTGTATTAAGCGGCCGCCTCGCAGCCAAGATCAGCGAGTACACCACACAGGCAGGGCACCTTGTCATTCATTTTCCTCTTGCTGTACGCAAGGGATTCAAAAAAGACGAGAGGGGACGGTATCCCGTCAATTATTTCTACATCGAGGCGTGGAATGCGCTGGCCGAATCCTGCAAAAAATCACTGTCCAAAGGACATCTTGTCAACGTGATCGGTCGGCTGGACGTAAATACCTATGAAAAAAACGGTCAGAAAAGATATGCAACGATGGTTGTGGCGAACAACATTGAGTTCTTGACGCCGAAACAGGCGACTATGGTCTCGGCGAACGCCCTCAACTCGATGGCAGATCCGGAAAGCCAGCAGCCGATCCCGGAGGAGGATCAGAGTGACGAATCGCTTTTCCAGCAGGTCATGTCTGCTGATGATGACGATATTCCTTTTTGA
- a CDS encoding helix-turn-helix domain-containing protein, whose protein sequence is MTFGERLRNLREERGFSQTDLAGITGFTRRSIYNWERDRMRPKNIATLEVLSQALGVDLTYWWN, encoded by the coding sequence ATGACGTTCGGGGAAAGGCTTCGGAACTTACGAGAGGAACGAGGCTTTTCACAGACGGATCTTGCAGGGATTACCGGCTTCACACGCCGTTCTATTTATAACTGGGAACGTGATCGGATGCGCCCCAAAAACATTGCTACACTTGAAGTTTTGAGTCAGGCACTAGGGGTTGACCTCACATACTGGTGGAATTAG
- a CDS encoding helix-turn-helix transcriptional regulator: MTMKISDCLRKTRKQQGLSQAEMAEKLRINMRTYQNYERGITKFPAEELYKLVLIFGISADDFFEIERHDAPVQQALDNLRAEMKRQHKEIRELLAACLPDKG, translated from the coding sequence ATGACAATGAAAATATCAGACTGCCTACGGAAAACCAGAAAACAACAAGGGTTATCACAGGCAGAAATGGCTGAGAAGCTACGGATAAACATGCGTACTTACCAAAACTACGAACGCGGAATAACAAAGTTTCCGGCCGAGGAGCTATATAAGCTGGTGCTCATCTTTGGCATATCAGCAGATGATTTCTTCGAAATAGAGCGACATGATGCGCCTGTGCAGCAAGCACTCGATAATCTCAGAGCAGAGATGAAACGCCAGCATAAGGAAATCCGGGAGCTCCTCGCTGCATGCCTTCCTGATAAAGGTTGA
- a CDS encoding DUF4406 domain-containing protein, with the protein MNLEGKIVFIAGAITGIADYKQIFAVAEQRLQEQDSIVLNPAVLPWGMEWEAYLQITKEMVRCADAIYVLQNWENSRGVREELALAEQLGKEIIYEPREVVIV; encoded by the coding sequence ATGAATCTTGAGGGAAAAATTGTTTTCATTGCTGGGGCAATCACTGGTATTGCTGACTATAAGCAGATATTTGCCGTGGCAGAACAGCGGCTGCAAGAGCAAGACAGTATCGTTCTGAACCCTGCGGTATTGCCGTGGGGAATGGAATGGGAGGCCTATTTGCAGATCACCAAGGAGATGGTGCGCTGCGCCGATGCCATCTATGTGCTGCAGAACTGGGAGAACAGCAGAGGCGTTCGGGAGGAACTTGCTCTTGCAGAGCAGCTTGGAAAGGAGATTATATATGAGCCGAGAGAGGTAGTGATCGTATGA
- a CDS encoding radical SAM protein, whose product MTIGLIDVDGGKFPNLCLMKLSAWHKKQGDQVHLLYPEDVLLGNNLFQPYEKLYAACVFTQNQGLSIRLAEIGAEIGGTGTTSAAQLPAHIEHMRPDYSLYNIQGIAYGFLTRGCPRACPFCIVGWKEGYESHKVADLNEFWHGERIIKLLDPNILAAKEHMELLEQLAHSGAWIDFTQGLDARLFTPENMDLLSACKVKMLHFAWDNPKDWSVPRALSAFAKRTSVTDFRKRRVYVLVNYWSTHEEDLARVYWLKDHAYDPYIMVYDKPNAPVTARRLQRWVNNKIIFRSCDRFEDYIA is encoded by the coding sequence ATGACTATTGGCCTTATTGACGTAGATGGTGGGAAATTCCCCAATTTGTGCCTGATGAAGCTGTCGGCGTGGCATAAGAAACAGGGCGACCAGGTTCATCTGCTTTATCCTGAAGATGTCCTGTTGGGGAATAATTTGTTTCAGCCATATGAAAAACTTTATGCAGCCTGTGTGTTTACGCAGAATCAAGGGCTTTCCATACGCCTTGCGGAGATTGGTGCAGAAATCGGAGGGACGGGAACTACCAGCGCCGCACAGCTTCCGGCGCATATTGAACATATGCGTCCGGATTATTCGCTCTATAACATTCAAGGAATTGCTTATGGCTTTCTGACGAGAGGTTGCCCGCGTGCATGTCCCTTTTGCATCGTTGGCTGGAAAGAAGGTTATGAAAGTCACAAAGTCGCGGATCTCAATGAATTTTGGCATGGGGAACGCATAATCAAGCTGCTTGATCCCAATATTTTGGCGGCAAAAGAGCATATGGAACTTTTAGAACAGCTTGCTCATAGCGGCGCATGGATTGATTTTACGCAAGGTCTCGACGCGCGACTGTTCACACCGGAAAATATGGATCTCCTCAGCGCCTGTAAAGTGAAAATGCTGCATTTTGCATGGGATAATCCAAAGGATTGGAGCGTTCCTAGAGCGTTATCTGCCTTTGCAAAACGCACATCTGTCACAGATTTCCGGAAGAGGCGCGTATATGTGCTTGTCAATTATTGGAGCACGCACGAGGAAGACCTGGCGCGCGTCTACTGGCTCAAAGATCATGCGTATGATCCATATATTATGGTCTACGATAAACCCAACGCTCCTGTGACCGCTCGACGTTTGCAGAGATGGGTGAATAATAAAATCATCTTCCGTAGCTGCGATCGCTTTGAGGATTATATTGCGTAG
- a CDS encoding site-specific integrase, producing MSVHKDTKRGTWYVKIKYTDWTGEKRETTRRGFAKKKDAQLFEQDFHRQKQGAHSMTFKALYDLYMEDIKPRIRPTTYRSKEYMFTSKVLPFFANLPCDQITPAKIRQWQNELVKGDYQETYLRTINNQVAAIFNFAVNYYGLPTNPAKRAGMIGKSHADAMRFWTVDDFQKFINHTTTPLYRISFLILFWTGMRVGEFLALTLEDFDFDKNLIHITKSYARLDNKTIIGPPKTPKSRRDVSIPAFLVDEVQQFIQAQHSINPNARLFETGKHGLSYEMKRVAAQVGIEKIRLHDLRHSHASYLIHRGIPIIAISQRLGHEKIETTLQTYAHLYPQERDMIIAAIESDPATKGGSNGGHGK from the coding sequence TTGTCCGTCCATAAAGACACAAAGCGCGGAACATGGTACGTAAAGATCAAATACACCGACTGGACAGGCGAAAAGAGGGAAACGACCCGCAGAGGATTCGCAAAGAAAAAAGACGCGCAGCTATTTGAGCAGGATTTTCACCGGCAGAAACAAGGCGCTCATTCCATGACCTTCAAGGCATTATATGATCTATACATGGAGGACATAAAACCACGCATAAGACCTACAACATATCGAAGCAAGGAATATATGTTCACCTCAAAGGTGTTGCCGTTCTTCGCAAATTTGCCTTGCGACCAGATTACTCCTGCAAAAATACGGCAGTGGCAAAACGAACTTGTCAAAGGCGATTATCAAGAGACATACCTCCGTACTATCAACAACCAAGTTGCAGCCATCTTCAACTTTGCGGTAAATTATTATGGTCTACCAACTAACCCCGCAAAACGAGCAGGGATGATCGGAAAGAGTCATGCCGATGCAATGAGATTCTGGACGGTTGATGATTTTCAAAAATTTATCAATCACACCACTACTCCACTATACAGAATTTCTTTTTTAATCCTTTTCTGGACAGGGATGCGTGTTGGAGAGTTTTTGGCACTGACCTTGGAGGACTTTGATTTTGACAAAAATTTGATACACATAACCAAAAGCTACGCACGGCTAGATAACAAGACTATAATCGGCCCGCCTAAGACACCAAAGAGCCGCCGTGATGTCAGCATCCCTGCATTTCTTGTCGATGAAGTCCAGCAGTTTATCCAAGCGCAGCATTCAATCAATCCAAATGCACGATTATTTGAAACCGGTAAACATGGATTATCTTATGAAATGAAGCGTGTAGCTGCACAGGTTGGCATAGAGAAAATTCGCCTTCATGATCTTAGGCACTCTCATGCCTCCTATCTCATTCACCGAGGAATACCGATCATAGCGATTTCACAACGCCTCGGTCATGAAAAAATCGAGACTACACTACAAACCTACGCTCACCTATATCCACAAGAGCGCGATATGATTATTGCTGCCATCGAAAGCGATCCGGCAACAAAAGGAGGGTCAAACGGGGGTCACGGAAAATAA
- a CDS encoding HNH endonuclease — MQTKRKRISQQVRCQVYEMYGGRCAYCGRKIDNIQKMRVDHVYPLRKGGENALSNYKPACRKCNYYKSTLDIEQFREYVGTVLERLEKVFIFHIAMQYGVITETDKAHRPIRFYFEELENAE; from the coding sequence ATGCAGACGAAGAGAAAACGCATTTCTCAGCAGGTACGCTGTCAAGTTTATGAAATGTATGGGGGACGCTGCGCGTACTGTGGGAGAAAGATTGATAACATCCAAAAAATGCGGGTAGATCATGTCTATCCTTTGCGTAAAGGGGGAGAGAACGCTCTCTCCAACTACAAACCTGCGTGCAGGAAATGCAATTACTATAAAAGCACGCTTGATATTGAGCAGTTTCGCGAATATGTCGGAACCGTATTGGAGCGTCTGGAGAAGGTTTTTATCTTTCACATAGCCATGCAATATGGGGTAATCACAGAGACCGATAAAGCGCACCGGCCGATCAGGTTCTATTTCGAGGAATTAGAAAATGCTGAATGA
- a CDS encoding DNA topoisomerase 3, with amino-acid sequence MRLFIAEKPSLGRAIAENLGKGTSKDGCIEINNGQDIVTWCFGHVLEQYDPGEYDERYKKWAMDDLPIVPDEWKLKVKKDAAKQFKIIKELAKKADYIINAGDPDREGQLLIDEVLLYISNKKPVKRILLNALDQKSVVQALGDLRDNKDYTGLRDSALARSQADWLVGMNLSRAYTIKSRDAGYDSVVHVGRVQTPTLALVVRREEEIRQFRPTTHYVLQVTWQHENGSIPTAWKCKPDMEGLDSENRLLSKEIAEGLLSKIESAANHGDGAQIIAVEQKKKQEGQRLPYSLSTLQVEAGRRFGLSPQQVLDAMQSLYEMKLTTYPRSDCEYLPTNQLSDAAAVIRNIEGISEEHLDEFAARADVKIVSRAWNDAKISAHHALIPTTVPADLTKLSDEQKKLYLLVVKAYLAQFYPIHTYQATKVIISCADEEFVGNGKTILTMGWKEIYQKDKKDPDEDGEEAPVLPAVAEGDVIRYDHGVVKEKVTTPPKRFTDATLLQAMKEIHKYVKDKELAASLKECKGIGTEATRAGIIEGLKKARSVATEKKYLVPTELGRMVISMLPDKITYPDTTALWEADLDRIADGSIPLDSFLTKQVDILNELLADAKNVQLQTNKDLPTCPNCGKPMRLRKGKFGAFWGCSGYPDCKTMAPDKKGKPDFAAKKEDKRTDKCPRCGKVLRQVKGKFGTFWSCEDREVCNAAFSDHKDKPVIVVCPECGKGYLKRAESKKKKGVYYWYCSDRCGAAPVWDKDGLPNLS; translated from the coding sequence ATGCGCTTATTTATCGCTGAAAAGCCAAGTTTAGGCCGAGCGATTGCAGAAAATCTAGGGAAGGGCACTTCCAAAGACGGCTGCATTGAGATTAACAATGGCCAGGACATCGTTACTTGGTGTTTTGGCCATGTGCTGGAGCAATACGATCCGGGTGAATATGACGAGCGCTATAAAAAATGGGCGATGGACGATCTTCCCATCGTCCCTGATGAATGGAAGCTGAAGGTCAAGAAAGACGCAGCGAAGCAGTTCAAGATTATCAAGGAGCTTGCAAAAAAAGCAGACTATATCATCAATGCAGGAGACCCAGATCGCGAGGGTCAGCTGCTGATTGATGAGGTTTTGCTCTATATTAGCAACAAGAAGCCGGTGAAGCGGATCCTTCTGAATGCACTGGATCAGAAAAGCGTGGTTCAGGCGCTCGGAGACTTGCGGGATAATAAAGACTATACAGGTCTTCGGGACAGCGCTCTCGCACGCAGCCAGGCAGATTGGCTCGTCGGGATGAATCTCTCTCGCGCTTATACGATCAAGAGCAGAGACGCAGGATATGATTCCGTTGTCCATGTCGGTCGTGTCCAAACGCCGACGCTCGCACTCGTTGTGAGGCGTGAAGAGGAGATTCGTCAATTTAGACCGACAACGCATTATGTGCTGCAGGTGACATGGCAGCACGAAAACGGCAGCATACCAACAGCATGGAAATGCAAGCCCGATATGGAAGGACTTGATTCTGAAAATCGGCTGCTTTCAAAAGAAATTGCGGAGGGGTTGCTTTCCAAAATAGAGTCTGCGGCCAATCATGGAGACGGCGCTCAAATTATTGCTGTTGAGCAGAAGAAAAAGCAGGAAGGACAGCGCCTTCCTTACAGCCTGTCTACGCTGCAGGTGGAAGCCGGACGAAGATTCGGCCTGTCGCCGCAGCAGGTGCTCGATGCCATGCAGTCGCTCTATGAGATGAAGCTGACAACGTATCCGCGTTCCGATTGTGAGTATTTGCCAACCAACCAGCTGAGCGATGCAGCAGCAGTTATAAGGAATATAGAAGGCATCTCAGAGGAGCACCTGGATGAATTCGCTGCGCGGGCTGATGTGAAGATTGTGTCTCGTGCATGGAACGATGCGAAGATCTCGGCGCATCACGCGCTGATTCCAACAACAGTCCCAGCAGATCTGACAAAGTTATCTGATGAGCAAAAGAAACTCTATTTGCTCGTGGTAAAAGCCTATCTTGCCCAGTTCTATCCCATCCATACATACCAGGCGACCAAAGTCATCATCTCGTGTGCGGATGAGGAATTCGTCGGGAACGGAAAAACGATCCTGACAATGGGCTGGAAGGAAATTTACCAGAAGGATAAAAAGGATCCGGATGAAGACGGTGAAGAAGCTCCTGTGCTTCCAGCAGTCGCAGAAGGTGATGTCATACGATATGACCACGGAGTGGTCAAAGAGAAAGTTACAACACCGCCAAAGCGCTTTACCGACGCCACGCTGCTCCAGGCAATGAAAGAAATCCATAAATATGTCAAGGATAAGGAGCTTGCCGCAAGTCTCAAGGAGTGCAAAGGAATCGGGACAGAGGCTACACGAGCCGGGATTATCGAGGGATTGAAAAAAGCGCGCTCCGTCGCCACGGAGAAGAAATATCTTGTTCCTACTGAGCTGGGGCGTATGGTCATATCCATGCTGCCGGACAAAATCACATATCCGGACACAACGGCGTTGTGGGAAGCCGATCTGGATCGGATCGCAGACGGATCCATTCCTCTGGATTCCTTTTTGACGAAACAAGTTGATATTCTCAATGAGCTGCTTGCTGATGCGAAGAATGTGCAGCTGCAGACCAACAAGGATCTTCCGACGTGCCCGAATTGCGGGAAGCCAATGCGGCTGCGTAAAGGAAAGTTTGGTGCTTTTTGGGGATGCTCCGGCTACCCCGACTGCAAAACGATGGCGCCCGATAAAAAGGGAAAGCCGGACTTCGCGGCCAAAAAGGAAGATAAACGCACAGACAAATGTCCGCGCTGCGGAAAGGTGCTGCGTCAAGTCAAGGGGAAGTTCGGAACATTTTGGTCGTGCGAAGATCGAGAGGTCTGCAATGCTGCATTTTCAGATCATAAAGATAAACCTGTGATTGTTGTGTGTCCCGAATGCGGCAAGGGGTATCTGAAACGAGCTGAGAGCAAAAAGAAGAAGGGGGTATACTATTGGTATTGCTCTGACCGCTGCGGAGCTGCTCCTGTTTGGGACAAAGATGGCCTTCCCAATCTTTCATGA
- a CDS encoding helix-turn-helix transcriptional regulator yields the protein MKWLTEMRIKGNLSQVDVAKKCAISRQYYNFIEKGTRRPSPEVAKRIAAVLGFSNEWYRLLEVGGEQGNKKPANAG from the coding sequence ATGAAATGGTTGACAGAAATGCGCATCAAAGGGAATCTGTCGCAGGTGGATGTCGCAAAGAAATGCGCCATCAGCCGGCAATATTATAACTTTATCGAAAAAGGAACCCGCCGTCCTTCTCCAGAAGTGGCAAAGCGCATTGCTGCTGTTTTGGGGTTTTCAAACGAGTGGTATAGATTGCTTGAGGTTGGTGGGGAGCAGGGAAATAAAAAGCCCGCGAATGCGGGCTGA
- a CDS encoding helix-turn-helix domain-containing protein has protein sequence MNRMKLLREQHNLSQTDLAKKLNISRQSYNFYENEKRDPDTAMLVRIADFFNVSLDYLLGRTNDPSPIVKEMTPSYQEEVIQDLEDITPDMASEIRQYISYLKHKKGAAEMGITKKK, from the coding sequence ATGAACAGAATGAAATTATTGCGTGAGCAACACAACCTGAGTCAAACAGATCTAGCTAAAAAGTTAAATATAAGCCGACAGTCATATAATTTCTACGAAAATGAAAAGCGGGATCCAGATACCGCAATGCTAGTTCGAATAGCCGATTTCTTTAATGTCAGCCTGGATTATCTGCTTGGTCGAACAAACGACCCTTCACCGATCGTAAAAGAAATGACTCCCTCCTATCAGGAGGAAGTCATACAGGATCTTGAGGATATTACACCAGATATGGCCAGCGAAATACGTCAGTATATCAGCTATCTAAAACACAAAAAAGGAGCTGCTGAAATGGGTATTACGAAAAAAAAGTAG
- a CDS encoding helix-turn-helix domain-containing protein: MSNIQDSNMQVTEERIRQHPRNVLEHGAGIVGTSVMQDPNLHVIAKTIYSYLCAYGDTDCLPRDQICYDLNINKNTYAKYMKQLVDCGYITRIQTRDENNNFYRNIYEINSEV; encoded by the coding sequence ATGAGCAACATACAAGACTCTAATATGCAGGTGACGGAAGAACGTATCAGACAACATCCCAGAAATGTGCTTGAACACGGTGCTGGCATAGTCGGCACATCTGTCATGCAGGATCCAAACTTACATGTGATTGCAAAGACAATTTACTCTTATCTCTGCGCATATGGCGATACGGATTGTCTCCCCAGAGATCAGATTTGCTATGACCTTAACATCAACAAGAATACCTATGCGAAGTATATGAAGCAGCTGGTGGATTGTGGATATATTACCCGAATTCAAACACGGGACGAGAATAACAATTTTTACCGAAACATCTACGAGATCAATTCTGAGGTATAG
- a CDS encoding pentapeptide repeat-containing protein: protein MDRRQVSSDEVRRILSDHDRWMQTNHESGRQADFTNCDLRGFDFCSSNEIHPFHSMIFRGADLSGVSMERLHFKDCDFTDAQLSNANISDVTFESCNFLNAKILQTTMSVCRINQCDLQNTMLGKSKFNQCRFSDNVFREANLNHVWLEKNCHLEGNRFLAVNPVCADFSTSVFTDNKFLNVAFIQCTFDEATFKKCDFTHSGFLDSYIEKCHFRQSDLQNRFMQVQFIPDNGDTIHLACDLGLRTIISRDVIDDKPSMRIDDFMKEISATRVSSEAQRALKDILITMGKTFQEACDKYRKSNDNIR, encoded by the coding sequence ATGGATAGACGGCAGGTTTCTTCGGATGAGGTGCGCCGGATTCTAAGCGATCATGACCGATGGATGCAAACGAATCACGAATCCGGCAGACAAGCAGATTTTACAAATTGTGATTTACGGGGTTTTGATTTTTGCTCCTCAAACGAAATCCATCCGTTTCACTCCATGATTTTTCGTGGAGCGGACTTGTCGGGCGTTTCCATGGAACGTCTGCATTTTAAGGATTGTGATTTCACTGATGCACAATTAAGCAATGCAAATATATCTGACGTTACTTTTGAAAGTTGCAATTTCTTAAATGCCAAAATTCTACAAACAACTATGTCTGTATGTAGAATCAATCAATGTGATCTGCAGAACACAATGTTGGGAAAATCAAAATTCAACCAGTGTCGATTTTCGGATAATGTGTTTCGTGAAGCAAATCTCAACCATGTCTGGCTTGAAAAAAATTGTCATCTCGAAGGGAATCGTTTTTTGGCGGTAAATCCGGTTTGTGCCGATTTTTCTACGTCTGTATTTACCGATAACAAGTTTTTGAATGTAGCCTTTATACAATGTACTTTTGATGAAGCCACTTTTAAGAAATGTGACTTTACACACAGTGGGTTTTTGGATAGCTATATTGAAAAATGCCATTTTCGACAATCTGACCTGCAAAACCGCTTTATGCAGGTTCAATTTATTCCGGACAACGGAGATACTATTCACCTTGCTTGTGATTTGGGATTGCGTACAATTATCAGCAGAGATGTTATTGACGATAAACCTTCAATGAGGATAGATGATTTCATGAAAGAAATTTCTGCGACTCGCGTATCCAGTGAAGCGCAGAGAGCGCTTAAAGATATTCTGATTACAATGGGAAAGACGTTCCAAGAAGCGTGCGACAAGTATAGAAAGAGCAATGATAATATCAGATAG